In Phormidium ambiguum IAM M-71, the DNA window TCTTCTGATGCAAAACCGTCTCCGGGAACGTTTGAGTAAATATTGACTGTCATGGTAGTTTTTCCTTAAGTGTAAAAAAGTAGAAAATGTACGCAAAATCAAATAAAATTTGATACCAGTATTTTGGTGATTGTTGTCGCTTCGAGGATTTCATTAGTTGATAAATGCTCAATCCTGGCTAAATTTATAATTCCCAGTAAAAAACTGAAAATACGTATAAAAGCAAAAAGAATTTTTATTTTTTACAAAAACTTACGTATTGCTCTGATATTTGAGAGCAGGGAAACTGGAACTAATCAGGAAAATTTGGCACAATTTTTTTAGCCGAGAAGTTTGGCTTTCCAAAAGGTAACTATGCTAACCTGTTGAGAATCGCTACACTGGCTGATACAGTTGTATTTTCTTATTTGGTCGCCCAGCGCATAATGGTTCATATCAAGCGTCTGGAATTAACTCACTTCAAGTCCTTCGGCGGCACTTCCCAAGTCCCTCTGCTGCCGGGGTTTACGGTTGTTTCTGGGCCAAATGGTTCGGGAAAATCGAATATTCTAGACGCGCTATTGTTTTGTCTTGGTCTTGCTAGTTCTAAGGGGATGCGTGCGGAACGCTTGCCTGATTTGATTAACCACAATCACCAAACTAATCGCGGTACGGCTGAAGCTAGCGTTACCGTGACTTTTGATTTGTCTGATGAACCTGAGTTTTTCGCCGCAGAGGAGGAGAGTGGGGGAGCGGGGGAGCAGGGGAGCAGGGGAGCAGGGGAGCAGGGGAGCGAGTCTGCTGCTGATACTGCTGAGTTAAATGGAGATGGAGAAAATTCCCAATCCCCAGTCCCCAATCTCCAGTCGCCAACGGAATGGAGCGTGACGCGGAAGTTGCGGGTGACGAAGCAGGGGAGTTATACCTCGACTTACTTCATTAATGGAGAGTCTTGTACGCTGACGGAGTTGCACGAGCAGTTGAACCGTTTGCGGGTTTACCCGGAAGGTTACAATGTGGTTCTTCAAGGGGACGTGACTAGCATTATTTCGATGAATGCTAAGGAACGCCGGGAAATTATTGATGAGTTGGCGGGTGTTGCTGCTTTTGACCGGAAGATTGCTCAGGCGAAGGAGACTTTAGAATCGGTTAAGGAAAGGGAAGATAGTTGTCGGATTGTGGAAAGGGAGTTGATTTCGCAGCGCGATCGCCTTTCTCAAGATAGAATTAAGGCGGAAAAGTATCAGAAACTCCGCGCCGAACTTCAGGATAAGGAAAAGTGGGAGGTTGTCTTAGTTTGGCAAACTCTCCGAAATCAAGAATTTCAGTTAAGGGAACAGATTGCATTAGGCGATCGTAATTCTATCCAATTAACTGAACAACTGGAAAGTCTCAATCAACAAATTCGAGAAGTTAGTGTTGAATTAGAAGAATTGAATGCCAAAGTTAAAGCTTTGGGTGAAGAGGAACTTTTGGCATTGCAAGCGGTTTTGGCAACTCAAGAAGCAGAAAAACGCCAGTTACAATTACGCCAAACCGAGTTAACGACGAGTTTTCAAGAAACGGAAAAGCGGTTAAGGGAAACTCGGCAAGAAATTCAGCAACATCAGCAGAATTTAGCGCGAATTTCTGAAGAACAAGTAGTTGTTAAAAATGAGTTGTTCGCTTTGGTTGCTTTGCGGGATGCTGCACAATTTTCGGTGAATCAAAGTCGGGAAAATGCAAATGCGATCGCATCTTCTTCAGAAGCTTGGGTACAACAACAAACTGCTTTAAATCGCCAGGTTGAAAGTTTATTAGAAATCATCGATCCTCAACGTACAGAACAAGCGCAATTAAGGGAACGTTTCACTAATTTAGAAAGATTAGTTGAAGAACAAACCCAACTTTTAGAATCTTTAGTTCCCCAGTTAGAAAGTAAGCAATCTCGTGAGGTTGATTTTGAAAATCAATTACAAGAATCTGGGGAAAAAGTTCAACAGTTAGCGGAAAGATTGTCTTACTCAGAACAAGAGTTAAAACTGCAACAAGAAACGCAGAAACGTTTGTCGCAAGAACAGCGAGAAAAGCAACGTCAACTCGATAAATTAGAAGCGCAACAACACGCACAACAAGAAGCTCAGGGAACTTACGCGACTAAGTTAATTTTACAGTCGGGAATGCCGGGAATTTGTGGTTTAGTTGCTCAATTAGGTAAGGCTTTTCCTGAATACCAATTAGCTCTAGAAACTGCTGCTGGTGCGCGTTTAGGACATTTAGTGGTTGAAGATGATGGGATTGCATCGGCAGGAATTGAATTATTAAAACAGAAGAAAGCGGGAAGAGTTACCTTCTTACCTTTGAACAAAATCAATGCACCAAAAATTACTCCGATTGTGGCATTAAGATATGCTAACGGATTCATTGATTATGCAATTAATCTGATAGAATGCGAGCCGCGTTATCGAGATATTTTTGCTTACGTTTTTGGGAGCACCATAGTCTTTAAAACCCTGAGCGATGCGAGGCAATATATCGGTCAGTATCGCATGGTAACTTTGGATGGCGAATTGTTAGAATCTAGCGGGGCGATGACTGGTGGAAGTGTGAGTCATAGTTCCGGGTTACACTTTGGTACAGGTCATTCTACTGAATCGGTAGAAATAGTAAGTTTGAAGAATAGATTGCATGATATTGAATTGGTTTTGGAAAGATGCGAACTGAGTATTGTCAAACTGACTCAGGATATTAAACAATTGAGTCAACAGTTAAGTGAAGCGAGACAGGAAAGGCGGGAACAAGAGTTACATTTTGAGCAGTTAAAGAGAGAAATTAATGGATTGAATGAGCAGCAATCGCAGTTGCGATCGCAAATCGCCAAAAATACCTTAGAATTATCCAGCGCCAAATCTCGCTTGCAAACTTTAGAAACTGAATTACCCGCTAACGAAGCTAACTTAGCTCAATTAAGACAAAGTTTAGCAGAGTTGGAACAGTCGCAAATTCACAGCGAATGGCAACAAATGCAAGCGACGATCAAAGTTCAGGAAGCAGAACTAAATCAACGCGAACAAAATTTGCGAAATGCTGAACAAAAGTTGAAAGATTTAGAAAACCAAAGTCAACTTTTACAATCAAGGATTGCGGAATCTGAGCGGCGAATTGGGGAATACGAAACCCAAAGGAATCAGCAACAAGAACAATTAAATGCTGTAACTAATCAAGACTTAGAAATTAATGCGAAAATTGCCGAAACTGGAGCGGCGATGGTGCAAGCTGAAGCGAAATTAGGAGAAGAAAAAAAGACAAGAGATTCCAGGGAAAATAAATTGCGTCAATTACAAAAATCCCAACAACAAACCGAATGGGAATTGCAAAAATTGCAAGAAACTCAAACAGCACGTCGGGAAGAATTGACAAATGTAGAAACGCAAAGAAAAGCGCAAGAAAGCGAATTACCGGAACCTTTGCCAACCGTT includes these proteins:
- the smc gene encoding chromosome segregation protein SMC, with the protein product MVHIKRLELTHFKSFGGTSQVPLLPGFTVVSGPNGSGKSNILDALLFCLGLASSKGMRAERLPDLINHNHQTNRGTAEASVTVTFDLSDEPEFFAAEEESGGAGEQGSRGAGEQGSESAADTAELNGDGENSQSPVPNLQSPTEWSVTRKLRVTKQGSYTSTYFINGESCTLTELHEQLNRLRVYPEGYNVVLQGDVTSIISMNAKERREIIDELAGVAAFDRKIAQAKETLESVKEREDSCRIVERELISQRDRLSQDRIKAEKYQKLRAELQDKEKWEVVLVWQTLRNQEFQLREQIALGDRNSIQLTEQLESLNQQIREVSVELEELNAKVKALGEEELLALQAVLATQEAEKRQLQLRQTELTTSFQETEKRLRETRQEIQQHQQNLARISEEQVVVKNELFALVALRDAAQFSVNQSRENANAIASSSEAWVQQQTALNRQVESLLEIIDPQRTEQAQLRERFTNLERLVEEQTQLLESLVPQLESKQSREVDFENQLQESGEKVQQLAERLSYSEQELKLQQETQKRLSQEQREKQRQLDKLEAQQHAQQEAQGTYATKLILQSGMPGICGLVAQLGKAFPEYQLALETAAGARLGHLVVEDDGIASAGIELLKQKKAGRVTFLPLNKINAPKITPIVALRYANGFIDYAINLIECEPRYRDIFAYVFGSTIVFKTLSDARQYIGQYRMVTLDGELLESSGAMTGGSVSHSSGLHFGTGHSTESVEIVSLKNRLHDIELVLERCELSIVKLTQDIKQLSQQLSEARQERREQELHFEQLKREINGLNEQQSQLRSQIAKNTLELSSAKSRLQTLETELPANEANLAQLRQSLAELEQSQIHSEWQQMQATIKVQEAELNQREQNLRNAEQKLKDLENQSQLLQSRIAESERRIGEYETQRNQQQEQLNAVTNQDLEINAKIAETGAAMVQAEAKLGEEKKTRDSRENKLRQLQKSQQQTEWELQKLQETQTARREELTNVETQRKAQESELPEPLPTVPENTNLEELQKEMRSIQKRLQAMEPVNMLALEEYDRTQARLDELTEKLTTLEAERTELLLRIENFTTLRFRAFKEAFDAVNENFQKIFAELSEGDGSLTLDNPEDPFAGGLNLVAHPKGKPVQRLASMSGGEKSLTALSFIFALQRYRPSPFYSFDEVDMFLDGANVERLARMIRQQANQAQFIVVSHKGPMIKAAERVIGVTQARGAYTQVLGIKLQTAAKPN